In Lotus japonicus ecotype B-129 chromosome 5, LjGifu_v1.2, one genomic interval encodes:
- the LOC130717990 gene encoding uncharacterized protein LOC130717990 yields the protein MSSFQRPLVAAAAVAVASFSSDISDKLPFRGDCSTSTSNSPHSTSWVSHASASMLADRSFLTKIGLPLPNVRFGVPSLGHNSASNLCHHSVVASSPLVLNLYRSAELARVPRPSAHSDHGGGGLSSEVLYKWHLPAPSALGGSSAKSKTVVVMLGWLGARQKHLRKYAEWYTSKGFHVITFTFPMSEILSYQPGGKAEQNVHMLVDHLADWLEGENEKNLVFHTFSNTGWLTYGVMLEQFQKQDPSIMGRIRGCIVDSAPVANPDPEVWASGFSAAFLKKNSVATKGRVFSDESGIKVSINSDAVAGPKPAATEAALLLILKKFFEVILYLPTVNRRLSDVLSMLSSKQPSCPQLYMYSSADRVIPADSVESFVEAQRRAGHDVRACNFVSSPHVDHFRNDPKLYTSQLSQFLEECVH from the exons ATGAGTTCGTTTCAGCGTCCTCTTGTGGCTGCCGCTGCGGTTGCCGTCGCTTCCTTCTCTTCTGACATCTCCGACAAATTGCCATTCCGTGGTGATTGTTCCACTTCCACCTCAAATTCGCCACATTCTACATCATGGGTTTCTCATGCTTCTGCCTCAATGCTTGCTGACCGATCTTTTCTCACCAAAATTGGGCTTCCTCTGCCCAATGTTCGATTCGGGGTGCCGAGTTTGGGCCACAATTCTGCTTCAAATTTGTGTCACCACTCCGTTGTTGCGTCGTCGCCGCTTGTTCTCAATCTGTATCGGTCGGCTGAATTGGCTAGAGTGCCGAGGCCTTCGGCTCATTCTGACCATGGTGGAGGCGGTTTGAGTTCTGAGGTCTTGTATAAATGGCATTTGCCTGCGCCGAGTGCTTTAGGCGGTTCGTCGGCCAAGTCGAAGACGGTGGTTGTCATGCTGGGATGGTTGGGAgcgaggcagaagcatctgaggAAGTATGCAGAGTGGTACACTTCAAAGGGGTTTCATGTCATTACCTTCACGTTTCCAATGAGTGAGATTCTGAGTTATCAGCCGGGAGGGAAAGCGGAACAGAATGTTCACATGCTTGTGGACCACTTGGCTGATTGGTTAGAAGGGGAGAATGAGAAGAACCTAGTCTTTCATACTTTCAGCAACACTGGATGGCTAAC GTATGGGGTTATGTTGGAGCAATTTCAAAAGCAGGATCCATCTATTATGGGAAGGATTAGGGGCTGCATTGTAGATTCTGCACCTGTTGCAAACCCTGACCCAGAG GTCTGGGCCTCAGGTTTTTCTGCAGCCTTTCTCAAGAAGAATAGTGTAGCTACAAAAGGACGTGTATTCTCTGATGAATCCGGCATTAAAGTATCAATTAACAGTGATGCAGTTGCAGGACCCAAACCTGCAGCAACAGAAGCAGCTTTGCTATTGATACTAAAGAAATTTTTTGAGGTCATTCTGTATCTCCCAACTGTGAATAG GAGGCTCTCTGATGTTTTGAGCATGTTATCATCAAAGCAACCAAGTTGTCCACAGTTATACATGTATAGTTCTGCAGACAGAGTAATTCCCGCTGATTCAGTGGAATCATTTGTGGAGGCACAGCGTAGGGCTGGACATGATGTGAGGGCATGCAATTTTGTGTCCTCACCCCATGTTGACCACTTTAGAAATGATCCAAAATTGTATACTTCTCAGCTAAGTCAATTTCTAGAGGAGTGCGTTCACTAA
- the LOC130717992 gene encoding F-box/LRR-repeat protein 4 → MASTSILCINDALTDDELRSILAKVDTDKDKETFGLVCKRWLRLQSTERKKLAARAGTHMLRKMADRFTRLVELDLAQSVSRSFFPGVTDSDLAVVANGFTCLRVLNLHNCKGITDVGMKAIGDGLSLLQSLDVSYCRKLTDKGLSAVAEGCCDLRVLHLAGCRFVSDGILEALSKNCHKLEELGLQGCINITDNGLINLGSGCKQIKFLDLNKCSNVSDAGVSSISKACSSSLKTLKLLDCYKIGDETILSLAKFCDNLETLIIGGCRDVSDDAIKSLATACRTNLKNLRMDWCLNISDSSLSCILSQCRNLEALDIACCEEVSDAAFQNIGSGEPGLNLKILKVSNCPKITVTGIGILVGKCACLEYLDVRSCPHITKAGLDEAGFDFPQCCKVNFNGSISEPIELL, encoded by the exons ATGGCTTCCACCTCGATTCTCTGCATCAACGACGCCCTCACCGACGACGAGCTGCGTTCGATTCTGGCCAAGGTCGACACCGACAAGGACAAGGAAACATTCGGCTTGGTCTGCAAGAGATGGCTCCGCTTGCAGAGCACCGAACGGAAGAAGCTCGCCGCACGTGCCGGCACCCACATGCTCCGCAAAATGGCTGATAGGTTCACACGCTTGGTGGAGCTCGACCTTGCTCAATCCGTTTCTCGTTCGTTCTTCCCTGGTGTCACCGATTCTGATCTCGCTGTGGTCGCCAATGGCTTCACTTGCTTGAGGGTTCTCAATTTGCACAATTGTAAAG GAATTACGGACGTTGGAATGAAAGCGATTGGAGATGGTCTTTCGTTGTTGCAGTCCTTGGATGTATCCTACTGCAGAAAGCTGACTGATAAGGGATTGTCAGCTGTTGCGGAAGGCTGTTGTGACTTAAGGGTGTTGCATCTCGCTGGATGCAGATTTGTTTCGGATGGTATATTAGAGGCTCTCTCAAAAAACTGCCATAAATTAGAGGAGTTGGGGTTGCAAGGTTGCATAAATATTACTGACAACGGGCTGATAAACCTTGGAAGTGGTTGTAAACAGATCAAGTTTTTAGACCTCAATAAATGCAGTAATGTAAGCGATGCCGGGGTTTCTAGTATTTCTAAGGCCTGCTCGTCTTCTCTCAAGACATTGAAGCTGTTAGATTGCTACAAAATTGGGGATGAAACCATACTATCATTGGCCAAATTCTGTGACAATCTGGAGACTTTAATCATTGGTGGTTGTCGTGATGTTTCTGATGATGCAATAAAGTCGCTGGCGACTGCTTGtagaaccaaccttaagaactTAAGGATGGATTGGTGTCTGAACATCTCTGATTCTTCATTGAGCTGCATTTTAAGCCAATGCAGAAATCTTGAGGCACTGGACATTGCTTGCTGTGAAGAGGTGAGCGATGCTGCTTTTCAGAATATAGGCAGTGGGGAGCCTGGTTTGAATTTGAAGATTTTGAAGGTCAGTAATTGTCCAAAGATCACAGTGACAGGCATAGGCATTCTTGTGGGTAAATGCGCCTGTCTGGAGTACTTGGATGTTAGGTCATGCCCACATATTACAAAGGCCGGCCTCGATGAGGCTGGTTTCGATTTTCCTCAGTGCTGTAAGGTTAATTTTAATGGTAGCATCAGCGAGCCTATTGAGCTTCTTTGA